In Chitinophaga nivalis, a single genomic region encodes these proteins:
- a CDS encoding YraN family protein, producing the protein MSDHLILGERGEAVAQAYVRQYCQILHTNWKYERKELDIIACREGRLYFIEVKTRRGARYGWPEMAVDFRKQENIQTAAAAYLEYFALHPATIRFDIIAITFYQAEYQLMHFRDVF; encoded by the coding sequence ATGTCGGATCACCTGATCCTCGGAGAACGCGGAGAAGCCGTAGCACAGGCTTATGTACGGCAGTACTGTCAGATATTACATACCAACTGGAAATATGAACGGAAAGAACTGGATATCATCGCTTGCCGGGAAGGCCGGCTTTATTTTATTGAAGTGAAAACCCGGAGGGGAGCGCGGTATGGCTGGCCGGAAATGGCGGTGGATTTCCGGAAGCAGGAAAACATACAGACGGCGGCAGCTGCCTACCTGGAATATTTTGCCTTACACCCGGCTACTATCCGGTTCGATATCATTGCTATTACTTTCTATCAGGCTGAGTATCAGCTGATGCATTTCCGGGATGTTTTCTAA
- the manA gene encoding mannose-6-phosphate isomerase, class I, translating into MKLFRLDGKVQHYAWGGYQYIPALLGIAATDKPSAEYWMGAHTSAPAVITTGNGPVTLDQLIAQDPANLVGPQVWEQFRQLPYLFKILDVKDMLSIQVHPTKAEAEKGFTRENEAGIPLNAPHRNYKDANHKPEIMVALSEFWLLHGFLPHEQLQQVLQTVPEFVSLASIYEQEGYYGLYKNVMEMPQALVNILLRPLTDRMIPAYKAGKLPKSDPGFWAARAVLNDPDSAEKIDRGIFSIYFFNIVQAQPGDAVFQDAGIPHAYLEGQNVELMANSDNVLRGGLTPKHIDVPELLQHTRFEGVHPHIIKGELHADGLERKYPSPAPDFAVSNITLQPGQVYTHTTTAAEILIVMEGDADIIGTEALALHKGQCVFAAYDATYQIKTNNGVMLFKATANN; encoded by the coding sequence ATGAAATTATTCAGACTGGACGGGAAAGTACAACATTATGCCTGGGGCGGATATCAATATATTCCGGCATTGCTGGGCATTGCAGCCACAGATAAACCCAGCGCAGAGTATTGGATGGGCGCTCATACCAGCGCACCAGCTGTTATTACAACCGGCAACGGCCCGGTAACACTGGACCAACTGATCGCACAGGACCCGGCTAACCTGGTAGGTCCCCAGGTATGGGAACAGTTCCGGCAGCTGCCCTACCTCTTCAAAATACTGGATGTAAAAGACATGCTGTCTATTCAGGTACATCCGACCAAAGCCGAAGCAGAGAAAGGATTTACGAGAGAGAATGAAGCAGGTATTCCCTTAAATGCACCACACCGTAATTATAAAGATGCTAACCATAAACCGGAAATCATGGTGGCTCTCAGTGAATTCTGGCTCTTGCATGGTTTTCTGCCACACGAACAACTGCAACAGGTATTACAGACCGTTCCGGAGTTTGTATCACTGGCAAGCATATACGAACAGGAAGGTTATTACGGACTGTATAAAAATGTGATGGAAATGCCGCAGGCGCTGGTGAACATTCTCCTGCGTCCGCTCACCGACCGCATGATACCGGCTTATAAGGCAGGTAAACTTCCCAAATCAGATCCTGGATTCTGGGCAGCCCGCGCGGTACTGAATGATCCGGATAGCGCAGAAAAAATAGACCGGGGTATCTTCTCTATCTATTTCTTCAACATCGTACAGGCGCAACCGGGAGATGCCGTATTCCAGGATGCAGGCATCCCGCATGCGTATCTGGAAGGCCAGAACGTAGAGCTGATGGCTAATTCAGACAATGTTCTCCGTGGCGGTCTGACCCCCAAGCACATTGATGTACCGGAATTATTACAACACACCCGCTTTGAAGGTGTACATCCGCATATTATTAAAGGAGAGCTGCATGCAGACGGACTGGAAAGAAAATATCCTTCTCCGGCGCCGGATTTTGCAGTTAGTAATATAACCCTGCAACCAGGTCAGGTTTATACGCATACCACTACAGCGGCTGAAATCCTCATTGTCATGGAAGGCGATGCCGACATCATTGGCACTGAAGCGCTGGCCCTGCATAAAGGACAATGCGTATTTGCTGCCTACGACGCTACCTACCAGATCAAAACAAACAATGGCGTTATGCTGTTTAAGGCTACTGCCAACAACTAA
- a CDS encoding NADP-dependent oxidoreductase: protein MKAVAVAAFKEHPVVMDLPKPAVRPGTVLVKVIAAGINPFDWKMTDGIMNDGKIPHQFPLIMGVDGAGIVEEVGAGVTRFKTGDQIYGQFIHMPIGEGSYAEYAIVPETASVTQTPASISAIAAAAVPTAGMTAQQLLETLALPAGATLLVNGATGGVGSFVTQLAAAQQLQVIATVGDEAAAARMKGLGAAYTINYQQAPLLQQVQDLFPQGIDGLIDLVSDAAGFNSYVALVKPGGAAATTVFVADEAVLAAKNIRGGNFETKGSAASLEQLSQAIDKGSLKVPVENEIRLEEAPEAIAHSREGKGRGKTVIVIN, encoded by the coding sequence ATGAAAGCCGTAGCAGTAGCTGCATTTAAAGAACATCCTGTTGTGATGGATCTGCCCAAACCGGCCGTCAGGCCAGGTACCGTATTGGTAAAGGTAATAGCCGCCGGTATTAATCCGTTTGACTGGAAAATGACCGATGGCATTATGAATGACGGAAAAATACCGCATCAGTTTCCGCTGATCATGGGGGTAGATGGCGCGGGTATTGTGGAGGAAGTGGGCGCCGGTGTTACCCGTTTTAAAACAGGTGATCAGATCTACGGACAGTTTATTCATATGCCCATTGGAGAAGGTTCCTATGCTGAATATGCCATTGTACCGGAAACGGCATCGGTTACACAGACGCCGGCCAGTATCAGCGCGATTGCAGCAGCAGCGGTACCTACCGCCGGTATGACTGCCCAGCAGCTCCTGGAAACACTGGCCCTTCCTGCCGGCGCTACATTGCTGGTCAATGGGGCTACCGGAGGGGTAGGTTCTTTTGTTACCCAGCTGGCGGCAGCGCAGCAATTGCAGGTAATTGCCACGGTGGGCGATGAGGCTGCTGCTGCCCGTATGAAAGGACTGGGTGCCGCCTATACCATTAATTACCAGCAGGCGCCTTTGCTGCAACAGGTCCAGGACCTTTTTCCGCAGGGCATCGATGGTTTGATTGATCTGGTGAGTGATGCCGCCGGCTTTAATAGCTATGTGGCATTGGTGAAACCCGGTGGCGCTGCGGCGACTACGGTTTTTGTTGCGGATGAAGCTGTGTTGGCTGCTAAAAATATCCGGGGGGGGAACTTCGAAACAAAAGGTTCTGCCGCCTCGTTGGAGCAGCTTTCTCAGGCTATAGACAAAGGCAGTCTGAAAGTACCGGTAGAAAATGAAATCCGGCTGGAAGAAGCACCGGAGGCTATTGCACACAGCCGGGAAGGAAAAGGAAGGGGGAAAACTGTGATTGTCATTAATTAA
- a CDS encoding GNAT family N-acetyltransferase encodes MNHPTTLESTEINALLALQHSNLVQHLEAAAAASQGFLTFQYSETDILRMMKDMPQPITKAGDDITGYALATSPAASNDIEIMNTMVKLTAGLSLNGTSLSDLRYYFMGQVCVKEGHRGQGIFDKLYEHHRELFADTYDCLVTEISAANLRSQAAHARVGFQTIHSYADEQGIDWLVVAWDWRVI; translated from the coding sequence ATGAACCACCCGACGACACTGGAATCAACAGAGATCAATGCCCTGCTGGCACTTCAACACAGTAATCTCGTACAACACCTGGAAGCTGCCGCCGCTGCTTCCCAGGGATTTCTTACCTTTCAGTACAGCGAAACGGATATCTTACGTATGATGAAAGATATGCCGCAGCCGATTACCAAAGCCGGAGACGATATTACTGGCTATGCCCTGGCCACATCACCAGCCGCCAGTAATGACATCGAGATCATGAACACGATGGTAAAACTTACTGCCGGCTTATCGTTGAACGGTACGTCGTTATCAGACCTGCGCTATTATTTTATGGGACAGGTATGTGTAAAGGAAGGCCATCGTGGTCAAGGTATATTTGATAAACTGTATGAACACCATCGGGAACTCTTCGCCGATACCTACGATTGTTTGGTGACAGAAATCAGTGCTGCCAATCTGCGTTCACAGGCAGCCCACGCTCGTGTGGGATTTCAAACCATTCATAGCTATGCCGATGAACAAGGCATAGACTGGCTGGTGGTTGCCTGGGACTGGCGGGTGATTTAA
- a CDS encoding AAA family ATPase, which yields MARRNSLSHIAIPERSLVVLIGPSGAGKSTFARRFFKPTAIISSDACRAMLSDNENDQTVSAAAFELARYIAAKRLEKGLLTVIDATNVQPAYRSDWIRLAREHHLLPVAVVLNMPEQLCQERNVQRADRQLDASVITQQCLQLRRHIRDLRKEGFRHVFELHSEAAVAQLETISLNPLHNNRQDDHGPFDIIGDIHGCYDELCILLEQLGYVIDREQCRFISAPVATTANGYTTFRKPVFLGDLVDRGPQSPQVLRLVMHLVENGYALCVPGNHDAKLLRYLEGKNVHLRYGLEITVAQLAGETPEFLEEVKTFLDRLCSHYVLDDGKLVVAHAGLQENMQGRASAAVRDFCLYGETTGETDEYGLPVRYNWALAYTGTAMVVYGHTPVPVPQWLNRTIDIDTGCVFGGSLTALRYPEKTMVSVPALRQYAVPVRPVGYPDNGSAPQTATV from the coding sequence ATGGCCAGAAGAAATAGCCTGTCACATATTGCTATACCGGAGCGGTCACTGGTGGTGTTAATCGGTCCTTCCGGGGCCGGTAAATCCACTTTTGCCCGCCGGTTTTTTAAGCCCACGGCCATCATCTCCTCTGATGCCTGCCGGGCGATGCTCAGTGACAATGAAAATGATCAGACCGTGTCGGCCGCCGCTTTTGAACTGGCCCGTTATATTGCGGCCAAAAGACTGGAGAAAGGGCTGCTGACAGTCATCGATGCCACCAATGTACAACCTGCGTATCGCAGCGACTGGATCCGGCTGGCCCGCGAACACCACCTGCTGCCGGTAGCAGTAGTCCTGAATATGCCGGAACAACTGTGTCAGGAGCGAAATGTACAACGTGCCGACCGGCAGTTGGATGCCTCCGTTATTACCCAGCAATGCCTGCAACTTCGCCGGCATATCCGGGACCTGAGAAAGGAAGGGTTCCGGCACGTCTTTGAACTTCATTCCGAAGCCGCTGTTGCCCAGCTGGAAACCATTTCACTGAACCCGCTGCATAACAACCGGCAGGACGACCATGGCCCCTTTGATATCATCGGCGATATACATGGTTGTTATGATGAACTGTGTATCCTGCTGGAACAGCTGGGATATGTCATTGACCGGGAGCAATGTCGCTTTATCAGCGCACCTGTGGCTACTACCGCCAACGGATATACGACATTCAGAAAACCGGTGTTCCTGGGCGACCTGGTAGACCGGGGGCCTCAATCACCGCAGGTGTTGCGGCTGGTGATGCACCTGGTGGAAAATGGATATGCCTTGTGCGTGCCAGGTAATCACGATGCCAAATTGTTACGTTACCTGGAGGGTAAAAATGTACACCTGCGCTATGGCCTGGAAATCACCGTAGCACAGCTGGCGGGTGAAACGCCGGAATTCCTGGAGGAAGTAAAGACTTTCCTGGACCGGCTTTGCAGCCACTATGTACTCGACGATGGAAAACTGGTAGTAGCCCACGCAGGCCTGCAGGAAAACATGCAGGGGCGTGCTTCCGCAGCGGTCCGGGATTTTTGTTTGTACGGGGAAACCACCGGCGAAACAGATGAATACGGATTACCGGTCAGGTACAACTGGGCTTTGGCGTATACAGGTACCGCCATGGTAGTATACGGCCATACGCCGGTGCCTGTACCACAATGGCTGAACCGGACCATCGACATTGACACGGGATGTGTATTCGGCGGGAGCCTTACCGCATTGCGGTATCCGGAGAAAACAATGGTGTCGGTGCCTGCCCTCCGGCAATATGCCGTACCAGTCCGGCCGGTAGGATATCCGGATAACGGCAGTGCGCCGCAAACCGCTACGGTGTAA
- a CDS encoding nucleotidyltransferase domain-containing protein — protein MTIERLQQQREYLLLECISGSRAYNLHLPTSDTDLKGIYILPQPELYGMTYTDQVANATNDEVYFEIKRFLELLEKNNPNILELLSTTEGNQLYRHPLMDLIRPEDFLSRLCLDTFAGYAKTQIKKSRGLHKKMNQTFPETRKTVPEFCYVVAGSRSMPLLEWLHENKLAAADCGLSKIDHFRDAYALYHPQQFAGEVPFKGICSGDAANDVQLSTIPAGVEPLTVLYFNKDAYTVYCKDFAAWWEWVALRNDERYRHNQALGAGYDTKHMMHTFRLLTMAEEIAKYREVRVYRHDRDFLLRIRQGAFTYDELLEMAAAKIEQMEQLYAVADLPEHPDPQLAGKLLVSIREKFYGQKK, from the coding sequence ATGACAATTGAGCGTTTACAGCAACAGCGGGAATACCTGCTCCTGGAATGTATCAGCGGCAGCCGGGCCTATAACCTGCACCTGCCAACGTCCGATACAGATCTCAAGGGCATCTATATATTACCGCAACCTGAGCTGTATGGCATGACCTACACCGATCAGGTAGCTAACGCGACCAACGATGAAGTGTATTTTGAAATCAAACGTTTCCTGGAATTGCTGGAGAAAAACAATCCCAATATCCTGGAACTGCTGAGTACCACCGAGGGTAACCAATTATACCGGCATCCGCTGATGGACCTGATCCGGCCGGAAGATTTCCTCTCGAGGTTATGTCTGGATACGTTTGCCGGCTATGCCAAAACACAGATCAAAAAGTCCCGTGGCCTGCATAAAAAAATGAACCAGACCTTTCCGGAAACCCGCAAAACGGTACCGGAGTTCTGTTACGTGGTAGCTGGCAGCCGTAGTATGCCATTACTGGAATGGCTACACGAAAACAAGCTGGCAGCGGCCGACTGCGGACTCAGTAAAATAGACCATTTCCGGGATGCCTATGCCTTGTATCATCCGCAGCAGTTTGCAGGAGAGGTGCCCTTTAAGGGCATTTGTTCCGGTGATGCCGCCAATGATGTACAGTTAAGTACCATTCCTGCAGGTGTGGAACCGTTGACCGTATTGTATTTTAATAAAGATGCCTATACGGTTTATTGTAAGGATTTTGCGGCATGGTGGGAGTGGGTAGCCTTACGCAACGACGAACGTTACCGGCATAATCAGGCGCTGGGCGCCGGCTACGACACCAAACACATGATGCATACCTTCCGGTTGCTGACGATGGCCGAAGAAATTGCAAAGTACCGGGAAGTACGGGTATACCGCCACGACCGGGACTTCCTGCTGCGTATCCGTCAGGGTGCTTTTACCTACGATGAATTATTGGAAATGGCTGCTGCAAAAATTGAGCAGATGGAACAGCTGTATGCCGTAGCAGACCTGCCGGAACATCCTGATCCGCAGCTGGCCGGGAAATTGTTGGTAAGTATAAGAGAGAAATTTTATGGCCAGAAGAAATAG
- a CDS encoding nucleotidyltransferase domain-containing protein: MEDIILEKIKAIEAEHQVKILYACESGSRAWGFASPDSDYDVRFIYTRHINDYLSITDLRDVIELPVNEVLDVSGWDLKKGLQLFLKSNAPLYEWLQSPIVYQETSDFRQLLNTLREKYYSPRAACHHYLSMAWNTFSSQLQGPEVKLKKYFYVLRPMLACQWILAGKGVPPMEFSRLRTLITDDALQQEVEALLRLKADADESTYIAPIAALHNWIAYTLDECKIASAELPVLRNDTVELNSIFRKYISNDN, from the coding sequence ATGGAAGACATCATCTTAGAAAAGATAAAAGCCATAGAAGCCGAACACCAGGTGAAAATACTGTATGCCTGCGAATCGGGGAGCCGTGCCTGGGGCTTTGCTTCGCCAGACAGTGACTATGACGTTCGTTTTATTTATACGCGCCATATCAACGACTACCTGAGTATTACGGACTTACGGGATGTGATTGAACTGCCGGTGAATGAAGTACTGGACGTCAGCGGCTGGGACCTCAAGAAAGGGCTGCAGCTATTCCTGAAATCCAATGCGCCGTTATACGAGTGGCTGCAGTCACCCATCGTGTACCAGGAAACCAGCGATTTCAGACAGCTACTCAATACACTGCGGGAAAAGTACTATTCTCCCCGGGCTGCCTGTCATCACTACCTGTCGATGGCCTGGAATACCTTCAGCAGCCAGCTGCAGGGACCGGAAGTAAAACTGAAAAAATATTTCTATGTGTTACGGCCCATGCTGGCCTGTCAGTGGATTCTGGCTGGTAAAGGTGTGCCGCCGATGGAGTTCAGCCGGTTACGTACCCTGATTACCGACGACGCGTTGCAACAGGAAGTGGAAGCGCTGCTCCGTTTAAAGGCGGACGCTGACGAAAGTACCTACATCGCGCCCATAGCGGCATTGCATAACTGGATCGCCTACACGCTGGATGAATGTAAAATAGCGTCTGCAGAGCTGCCTGTGCTTAGAAATGATACCGTGGAACTGAACAGCATTTTCAGAAAATACATCAGCAATGACAATTGA
- a CDS encoding O-acetylhomoserine aminocarboxypropyltransferase/cysteine synthase family protein, whose amino-acid sequence MSNKPLHFDTLQVHAGYQPDETTRSAAVPIYQTTSYTFDSAEHAADLFQLKQFGNIYTRIMNPTTDVFEKRVAALEGGVAALAVASGQAAQFIALHNILLPGDNFVTSSYLYGGTYNQFKVSFKRIGVEARFADLDKPETFEALIDENTKALYVETIGNPGFSIPDFEKISAIARRHDLPLVVDNTFGAAGYLSRPLELGANVVVQAATKWIGGHGNSIGGIIVDGGNYNWGNGKFKQFSEADEAYHGLKFWEVFGADSPFGNIAYIIRARVTGLRSWGPALAPQNSFLFLQGLETLSLRVQRTVDNALALAEWLEQQPQVLSVNYPGLPGNPYHALAKKYLRNGFGGVLSFKIKGGKEAADKFVQALQLIYHLANVGDAKTLIIHPATTTHQQLSEEEQKAAGVEPGLLRISLGIEHIDDIKGDIAQAFEQID is encoded by the coding sequence ATGTCAAACAAGCCCCTCCACTTCGACACCCTGCAGGTACATGCCGGTTATCAACCAGACGAAACCACCCGATCTGCTGCTGTGCCTATTTATCAGACTACTTCCTACACTTTTGACAGTGCGGAGCATGCGGCCGACCTCTTCCAGCTGAAGCAATTCGGCAACATCTACACCCGTATCATGAATCCCACCACGGATGTATTTGAGAAAAGAGTGGCTGCACTGGAAGGTGGCGTGGCAGCACTGGCGGTAGCTTCCGGCCAGGCTGCGCAGTTTATTGCCCTGCACAACATCCTGCTGCCGGGCGATAACTTCGTGACCTCCTCCTACCTCTATGGCGGTACCTACAACCAGTTTAAGGTCAGCTTTAAAAGGATTGGCGTGGAAGCCCGCTTTGCCGACCTGGACAAACCGGAAACCTTTGAAGCCCTGATCGATGAAAACACCAAGGCCTTGTATGTGGAAACCATTGGTAATCCCGGGTTTTCCATTCCGGATTTCGAGAAAATAAGTGCCATAGCCCGGAGGCACGACCTGCCGCTGGTGGTAGACAATACTTTCGGGGCGGCCGGTTATCTCAGCCGCCCGCTGGAACTGGGCGCCAATGTGGTCGTACAGGCAGCCACCAAGTGGATCGGCGGCCACGGTAACAGTATCGGTGGTATCATTGTGGATGGGGGCAACTACAACTGGGGCAACGGCAAGTTCAAACAGTTCAGTGAAGCGGATGAAGCCTACCACGGCCTGAAGTTCTGGGAAGTCTTCGGCGCCGACAGTCCTTTTGGCAACATCGCCTATATAATACGTGCCCGGGTGACGGGTCTTCGCTCCTGGGGTCCCGCACTGGCGCCGCAAAACTCTTTCCTCTTCCTCCAGGGACTGGAAACACTTTCCCTGCGGGTACAACGTACTGTAGACAATGCCCTCGCACTGGCCGAATGGCTGGAGCAGCAACCGCAGGTACTGTCTGTCAATTATCCCGGATTACCCGGCAATCCATACCATGCCCTGGCTAAAAAATACCTCCGCAACGGTTTCGGCGGCGTACTCAGCTTCAAAATTAAAGGGGGCAAAGAGGCAGCCGATAAATTCGTACAGGCATTACAGTTAATTTATCACCTGGCCAATGTAGGAGATGCCAAAACCCTGATCATCCATCCGGCTACAACTACGCACCAGCAATTAAGTGAGGAAGAGCAAAAAGCCGCCGGCGTAGAGCCAGGACTGCTGCGTATTTCACTGGGTATAGAACATATTGATGATATCAAGGGAGATATTGCACAGGCATTTGAACAGATTGATTAA
- a CDS encoding AsmA family protein, producing the protein MRKWLRIILIGGGIIIGLVLLLVLGLTWYIHANKATFLKQITSQLNGEINGTLTIADMDASLWRSFPHVSLGLQKVVLQDSGWQQHHHALVDVNYIFVRVNTLSLLRKHVEVSDISLNDGTIYLFTDSTGYSNTYVFQGKSSGKSGGTSKDANIQHLSLEKIHFFIENHQKQKLFHLDINHLAGHMQATDTALHFTMLSDMLAKDFAFNTTKGSYLKDKTLQLNLSLSFDKRTKVMTVPQQEIRINDRPVLIGGQFSFDRKPPAFHLKITAQQVLLKEAASWLSPNITAKLNNITLSKPLDAEADLQGHLKYRDTPRVVVTWKTNDNVLQTTMGEWTHCDFTGRFNNEVIPDRGHNDENSAVNIFGLRADVAGVTLKADTIRVVNLKQPLLHGHFQSQFMLADLNDPGGDIPLTFKGGSADADLYYTGPLLKDDNTPSSLEGLVHIQKGAFTYLPRNLSFQDCSATLRFTGKDLLLQNIRIQSGKSTLLMDGKIANLLNLYFTAPEKIDLDWNIRSPLVDLNEFKSFLGLRKKGKRPATAQQAKMSRVSKQLDAVLEASNARMEVKLDKVVFNHFTAQQVKASLALTQTDILLKQIALQHAGGNITLTGKVQQQGKNNTFQINTNINNVHIGQLFYAFDNFGMQALQSTNLRGIIAAKANIRGNILDDGTLAKRSLFGTINFNLKQGALVNFGPLEDIGNFVFRRRRLDSITFENLSNTFRVEGNKILIPAMRIASSAVNIDVDGVYGIDGGTNINLAIPLRNPARDSAITDPEEKRRRSKKGIVIRLHAAEGKDGKVKIKLGKGSKEGQEE; encoded by the coding sequence ATGCGCAAATGGCTCAGGATTATCTTAATTGGCGGAGGGATCATAATCGGGCTGGTATTGTTATTGGTGCTGGGACTAACCTGGTACATACATGCCAATAAAGCCACGTTCCTGAAACAAATCACCAGTCAGCTCAACGGAGAAATCAATGGTACCCTGACGATTGCAGACATGGATGCTTCCCTGTGGCGGAGTTTCCCGCATGTGTCGCTTGGTTTGCAGAAAGTAGTGCTGCAGGATAGCGGCTGGCAGCAACACCATCATGCGCTGGTGGATGTCAACTATATTTTCGTACGGGTGAATACGTTATCCCTGTTGCGGAAGCACGTAGAAGTGAGTGATATCTCCCTGAACGACGGTACCATCTATCTGTTTACGGATAGTACAGGGTATTCCAATACCTATGTATTCCAGGGTAAGTCCTCCGGAAAATCCGGGGGTACTTCCAAAGACGCCAATATTCAGCACCTGTCGCTGGAGAAGATTCATTTTTTTATTGAGAACCACCAGAAACAAAAGCTGTTTCACCTGGATATTAACCACCTGGCCGGCCATATGCAGGCAACCGATACTGCCCTGCATTTTACCATGTTATCAGATATGCTGGCGAAGGACTTTGCTTTTAATACAACGAAAGGCAGTTATCTGAAAGATAAAACCCTGCAACTGAATCTGTCACTGTCTTTTGATAAACGTACCAAAGTGATGACGGTTCCCCAACAGGAGATCCGGATCAACGACCGGCCTGTGTTAATCGGCGGACAATTTTCATTCGACCGTAAGCCACCGGCCTTCCACCTGAAGATCACCGCGCAGCAGGTACTGTTGAAAGAAGCGGCTTCCTGGCTGTCGCCTAATATCACAGCCAAATTAAATAACATTACCTTATCTAAGCCATTGGATGCGGAAGCGGATTTACAGGGGCATTTGAAATACCGGGATACGCCACGGGTGGTGGTTACCTGGAAAACAAATGACAACGTACTGCAAACCACCATGGGCGAATGGACCCATTGCGATTTTACCGGTCGCTTTAATAATGAGGTGATCCCCGACAGGGGACATAATGACGAGAATTCAGCCGTGAATATTTTTGGTCTGCGGGCGGATGTCGCCGGCGTCACGCTGAAAGCAGATACCATCCGGGTGGTCAACCTTAAGCAACCCTTGCTGCACGGGCATTTCCAATCGCAGTTTATGCTCGCCGACCTGAATGACCCGGGAGGAGATATACCGCTTACCTTTAAAGGAGGCAGCGCGGATGCGGATTTGTATTACACCGGCCCGCTCCTGAAAGACGACAATACGCCTTCTTCCCTGGAAGGCCTGGTACATATACAGAAAGGCGCCTTTACCTACCTGCCGCGTAACCTCTCTTTCCAGGACTGTAGCGCCACCCTGCGCTTTACCGGAAAAGACCTGCTGCTGCAAAACATCCGGATTCAATCGGGTAAAAGTACCTTGCTGATGGATGGTAAGATTGCCAACCTGCTGAACTTATATTTTACGGCGCCCGAAAAGATTGACCTGGATTGGAATATCCGTAGTCCGCTGGTAGACCTGAATGAATTCAAGAGTTTCCTGGGACTCCGTAAAAAAGGAAAGCGGCCGGCTACTGCACAGCAGGCTAAAATGAGCCGGGTATCCAAACAACTGGATGCCGTGCTGGAGGCGAGCAATGCCCGGATGGAGGTGAAGCTGGATAAGGTAGTCTTTAATCATTTCACCGCACAGCAGGTGAAGGCTTCCCTGGCACTCACGCAAACGGATATACTGCTGAAACAGATTGCCTTGCAGCATGCCGGCGGCAATATTACACTAACCGGTAAGGTGCAGCAACAGGGAAAAAACAATACCTTCCAGATTAACACCAATATCAATAATGTACATATCGGGCAGCTGTTTTATGCCTTTGATAATTTCGGTATGCAAGCCCTGCAATCCACGAATCTGCGGGGCATCATTGCCGCGAAAGCCAATATCCGCGGTAATATCCTGGATGATGGCACCTTGGCGAAACGATCGTTGTTCGGTACGATCAACTTTAACCTGAAACAGGGTGCGCTGGTGAATTTCGGCCCGCTGGAAGATATCGGGAATTTTGTATTCCGGCGGCGGCGGCTGGACAGTATCACGTTTGAAAACCTCAGCAATACTTTCCGGGTAGAAGGCAATAAAATTCTGATTCCGGCGATGCGTATTGCATCGAGCGCCGTGAATATAGATGTAGATGGCGTGTATGGCATAGATGGGGGTACCAATATCAACCTGGCGATTCCGTTGCGGAACCCGGCAAGGGATTCGGCCATTACAGATCCGGAAGAAAAACGCCGGCGCAGCAAAAAGGGTATTGTCATACGCCTGCATGCGGCCGAGGGCAAAGACGGGAAGGTGAAAATTAAGCTGGGTAAAGGCAGTAAGGAAGGACAGGAAGAATAA